One genomic region from Jilunia laotingensis encodes:
- a CDS encoding HAD family hydrolase, with amino-acid sequence MINKEKVKALAFDFGGTLDSPFMHWMQIYLQLYTTKLNLPLTVENFRDSYVFAEQMMERLQLVKPTHSLLETQMFKTRLQFDNLLDRGILPDTKDNKECIPEEAARLVTDYSSAYVIRSQKTLKALSQRYTLLLVSNYYGNLKKVATDLGIATYFSSFTDSTLEGVRKPDATLWKLAIERAGFIPEEVIVIGDSMKNDILPALSLGCQVIKGCPSIGDLSEEVNCITSLEELLQLLDS; translated from the coding sequence ATGATAAATAAGGAAAAAGTAAAAGCATTGGCTTTCGATTTCGGTGGAACACTTGATTCACCGTTTATGCATTGGATGCAGATTTATTTGCAGCTTTACACTACCAAGTTGAATTTGCCGCTTACGGTGGAAAACTTCAGAGATTCTTATGTCTTTGCCGAGCAGATGATGGAACGTCTTCAATTGGTGAAACCCACTCATTCATTGTTGGAAACCCAGATGTTTAAGACTCGTTTGCAATTTGATAACTTGTTAGATCGGGGTATCTTGCCGGATACGAAGGATAATAAGGAATGTATTCCTGAAGAGGCTGCCCGTTTGGTGACAGATTATTCGTCAGCTTATGTCATCCGTTCGCAGAAGACATTAAAGGCACTGTCTCAACGGTATACATTGCTCTTGGTTTCCAATTATTATGGCAATCTGAAGAAGGTTGCAACGGATTTGGGGATAGCAACCTATTTTTCCTCTTTTACCGATTCAACTTTGGAGGGTGTCCGTAAGCCGGATGCAACTTTATGGAAACTGGCTATCGAACGTGCCGGTTTCATACCTGAAGAAGTGATCGTAATAGGGGATTCTATGAAGAATGATATTTTACCTGCATTATCATTAGGATGCCAAGTGATAAAAGGTTGTCCTTCGATTGGCGACCTTTCCGAAGAGGTCAACTGCATTACTTCTTTAGAGGAATTACTTCAACTTTTGGACAGTTAA
- a CDS encoding SusC/RagA family TonB-linked outer membrane protein, which yields MKRNRRIYFSFLFMFCCTLMMAQNKIVKGTVTGYPEAEVLIGASVSVKGTSQGTITDIDGKYSISVPSDAVLVFSYLGYATKEIPVKNQAVLNVSLQSSAQDIEEVIVVGTSLKKSDLTGAVTSVSAKVLEEKPVTNINEALQGRVAGVFVSNAAKPGDDASIRIRGVNTINSTTDPIYVVDGLVMDNWGGGFNSVNLNDVASIEVLKDASATALYGSRASNGVILITTKKGKVGKGSVTYDGWVGFQTNAKLPETMDTKQLFELRKDAAMNSFDARYPNATDAERNQFLNNRVMTPYQQNDGSGGYVFAQYELDAYVNNDNYNWLDEVTRTGFEQNHALSFSGASDKGSYYLSLGFADKKGMVEKLSDRKYNGRINADYLVKSWLKVGTNTSFVRTESEIFSDDGVYDKARGANPMLPISEDIYTLNYGGKYDQNYFNPLRTLKIDNNRRRNRISSANFLNINPIKGLNIRTTFSFDYLQEDRFKYTPKDIQESIRYSQDGQAEHTRDYRMMWQWDNSISYDKAFGNHKINALFSTSTSRIDRDYTYATGKGYGADRYNYYNIGMNYKTAERSIGSDFTTSTLMSYVLRANYNYADKYLLTATARFDGSSKFAKGNRWGAFPSFSAAWNVTQEDFMKEQNIFSQLKLRVGYGMVGNQAIDDYSFYTLYDVGLEDGKASYKPRGRRGTEDITWESQRQINVGLDMGFLNGRITASIDGFLIKNKNLLMVRSLPLTSGFSTAYDNIGAINNKGVEFSMNAKLIQNKDFQWNLSANISADRNEVTQLFVDTKAIYNIDDDRNVGKEGNLFIGESRNNIYCWRTGGIAQVYDMDRLKEINFPRTVNPGDLYPEDVTGDGEVNQYDMVVIGSTDPKFYGGFSTDFTYKGITLNAVFNYSYGAKKLSPYYESLISSTGKSIASVDLVDRWSPENPNARFPRPIYNDPQDGETNAYNAFSAGQMDFAVQDASYLRLSSLSLAYTFPSRMVEKMKLGSLRVYTTASNLFCWTPYKGYDPETGDWYPPTRMFVLGLNISF from the coding sequence ATGAAAAGAAACAGACGAATTTATTTTTCTTTCTTATTCATGTTTTGCTGTACATTGATGATGGCGCAAAATAAAATAGTGAAAGGTACGGTTACGGGTTATCCGGAAGCCGAGGTGTTAATTGGAGCAAGCGTATCAGTTAAGGGTACCTCACAGGGCACAATAACAGACATTGATGGAAAGTATTCAATATCCGTACCATCCGATGCAGTGTTGGTTTTCAGTTACTTGGGATATGCCACGAAAGAAATACCGGTTAAGAATCAAGCTGTGTTAAATGTTTCATTACAGTCAAGTGCGCAGGATATAGAAGAAGTGATTGTTGTAGGTACTTCTTTAAAGAAAAGTGATTTGACAGGTGCTGTGACAAGTGTTAGTGCAAAAGTGCTTGAAGAGAAGCCGGTTACTAATATTAACGAAGCCTTGCAAGGACGTGTTGCCGGTGTGTTTGTCTCCAATGCGGCTAAGCCGGGTGATGATGCGAGTATCAGGATTCGTGGTGTGAACACTATTAATTCGACAACAGATCCTATCTATGTAGTCGATGGTCTGGTAATGGATAATTGGGGAGGCGGCTTCAATTCTGTCAACTTGAATGATGTGGCTTCCATCGAGGTATTGAAAGATGCTTCTGCTACGGCTTTGTACGGTTCGCGTGCATCGAACGGTGTGATCTTGATTACTACTAAAAAGGGTAAGGTCGGCAAAGGAAGTGTGACTTATGATGGTTGGGTCGGTTTCCAAACCAATGCTAAACTTCCTGAGACAATGGATACAAAGCAACTGTTTGAACTTAGAAAAGATGCTGCCATGAATTCATTCGACGCCCGTTATCCGAATGCTACGGACGCGGAAAGAAATCAGTTTCTGAACAATCGGGTGATGACACCTTACCAGCAAAATGACGGATCCGGTGGATATGTGTTTGCCCAATACGAATTGGATGCATATGTTAATAATGATAATTACAATTGGCTGGATGAAGTGACCCGCACCGGATTCGAACAAAATCATGCCTTGAGCTTTAGTGGAGCATCTGATAAGGGATCTTATTATTTAAGCTTGGGATTTGCTGATAAAAAAGGCATGGTGGAAAAACTGAGCGACCGTAAATACAACGGGCGTATCAATGCGGATTATTTGGTTAAATCTTGGTTGAAGGTAGGTACCAATACTTCGTTTGTTCGTACCGAGTCCGAGATATTTTCTGATGATGGTGTCTATGATAAAGCGCGTGGAGCCAATCCCATGTTACCGATCAGTGAAGATATTTATACGTTGAATTATGGGGGAAAGTACGATCAGAATTATTTCAACCCGTTACGGACTCTAAAGATCGATAATAACCGTCGTCGTAACCGTATTTCCTCTGCAAATTTTCTGAACATCAATCCGATTAAGGGCTTAAATATCCGTACTACTTTCTCTTTTGATTATTTGCAGGAAGATCGTTTCAAATATACACCGAAAGATATTCAGGAATCCATCCGTTATTCTCAAGACGGACAAGCTGAACATACCCGTGATTATCGTATGATGTGGCAGTGGGATAATTCAATCTCTTATGATAAAGCGTTCGGCAATCACAAAATTAATGCGTTGTTTAGTACGAGTACCTCCCGGATAGACCGCGACTATACTTATGCAACCGGTAAAGGATATGGTGCCGATAGATATAATTACTATAATATTGGTATGAATTATAAGACAGCAGAACGTTCCATTGGATCAGACTTTACAACTTCTACTTTAATGTCATATGTACTTCGTGCAAATTATAATTATGCCGATAAATATCTGTTGACTGCGACTGCACGTTTTGATGGTTCTTCAAAATTTGCCAAAGGAAACCGTTGGGGGGCATTCCCTTCCTTCTCGGCTGCTTGGAATGTAACTCAAGAAGATTTCATGAAGGAACAAAATATTTTTAGTCAGTTGAAATTACGAGTAGGTTACGGTATGGTAGGTAATCAAGCTATTGATGACTATTCATTCTATACCCTGTACGATGTTGGATTGGAGGATGGAAAGGCTTCTTATAAACCCCGTGGACGAAGAGGTACGGAAGATATTACCTGGGAGTCTCAAAGACAAATAAATGTCGGATTGGATATGGGGTTCCTGAATGGACGAATAACAGCTTCTATTGACGGTTTCCTTATTAAAAACAAGAACTTGCTTATGGTGCGTTCGCTACCGTTGACTTCCGGATTTAGTACGGCTTACGATAACATCGGTGCTATCAATAATAAAGGAGTCGAATTTTCGATGAATGCCAAACTGATTCAGAATAAGGATTTCCAGTGGAATTTGTCCGCCAATATTTCTGCTGACAGAAATGAAGTTACGCAGCTGTTTGTCGACACTAAAGCTATTTACAATATCGACGATGATCGAAATGTGGGGAAAGAGGGAAACCTTTTTATTGGAGAATCTCGTAATAATATTTACTGTTGGCGTACAGGGGGAATTGCACAAGTTTATGATATGGATCGCTTGAAAGAGATTAATTTCCCGCGTACAGTCAATCCGGGTGATCTTTATCCCGAGGATGTAACTGGTGATGGTGAAGTGAATCAATATGATATGGTTGTCATAGGTTCGACAGATCCGAAGTTCTATGGTGGTTTTTCTACAGATTTCACATACAAAGGTATTACACTGAATGCAGTGTTTAATTATTCTTATGGAGCGAAGAAACTGAGTCCGTATTACGAGTCCTTGATCTCAAGTACCGGTAAGAGCATAGCCTCGGTCGATTTAGTGGATCGTTGGAGCCCGGAGAATCCGAATGCCCGATTCCCTCGTCCTATCTACAATGATCCGCAGGACGGAGAGACGAATGCTTATAATGCATTCTCTGCCGGTCAGATGGACTTTGCAGTACAAGATGCTTCATATTTGCGTTTGTCTTCTTTAAGTTTGGCTTATACCTTCCCGAGCCGTATGGTGGAAAAGATGAAACTTGGAAGTTTGAGAGTGTATACCACGGCCTCTAATCTTTTCTGCTGGACTCCTTATAAGGGATATGATCCGGAAACGGGTGACTGGTATCCTCCTACAAGAATGTTTGTGCTTGGATTAAATATTTCATTTTAA
- a CDS encoding inositol-3-phosphate synthase: MEQEIKPASGRLGVLVVGVGGAVATTMITGTLASRKGLAKPIGSITQLATMRMENNEEKRIKDVVPLADLNDIVFGGWDIFPDNAYEAAMYAEVLKEKDLNLVKDELEAIKPMPAAFDHNFAKRLNGTHIKNAATRWDMVEQLREDIRNFKAANNCDRIVVLWAASTEIYVPLADEHMSQAALEKAMKENNTEVVSPSMCYAYAAIAEGAPFIMGAPNLCVDTPAMWEFSKKMNVPISGKDFKSGQTLMKTVLAPMFKTRMLGVSGWFSTNILGNRDGEVLDQPENFKTKEVSKLSVIDNIFEPDKFPDLYGDVYHKVRINYYPPRKDNKEAWDNIDIFGWMGYPMEIKVNFLCRDSILAAPIALDLVLFSDLAIRAGMSGIQTWLSFFCKSPMHDFEHQPVHDLFTQWRMVKETLRNMIGEKSPSYLD, from the coding sequence ATGGAACAGGAAATTAAACCGGCATCAGGACGCCTTGGTGTTCTGGTAGTAGGTGTTGGTGGTGCGGTTGCTACCACGATGATTACAGGAACATTGGCTTCTCGCAAAGGATTGGCCAAACCAATAGGTTCTATTACGCAATTGGCCACTATGCGTATGGAAAACAATGAAGAAAAACGTATCAAAGACGTGGTGCCATTGGCAGACTTGAACGACATCGTTTTCGGCGGTTGGGACATTTTTCCGGACAATGCTTATGAAGCTGCCATGTATGCTGAAGTTTTAAAGGAAAAAGACCTGAATTTAGTAAAAGACGAACTGGAGGCCATCAAACCGATGCCTGCCGCTTTTGATCATAATTTCGCAAAACGCCTGAACGGCACACATATTAAGAATGCAGCTACCCGTTGGGACATGGTAGAGCAGTTGCGTGAAGATATCCGCAACTTCAAGGCTGCTAATAATTGCGACCGTATTGTAGTGTTGTGGGCTGCAAGTACGGAGATTTATGTTCCTCTGGCAGACGAACACATGTCTCAGGCTGCTTTGGAGAAAGCTATGAAGGAGAACAATACGGAAGTCGTGTCACCGAGTATGTGTTATGCATATGCTGCTATTGCAGAAGGCGCTCCGTTCATCATGGGGGCTCCTAACTTGTGCGTGGACACTCCGGCCATGTGGGAATTCTCTAAAAAGATGAATGTGCCTATTTCCGGTAAAGACTTCAAGAGCGGTCAGACTTTGATGAAAACCGTATTGGCCCCGATGTTCAAGACCCGTATGCTGGGTGTCAGCGGTTGGTTCTCAACCAACATTCTGGGTAACCGTGACGGTGAAGTACTCGACCAGCCTGAAAACTTCAAGACAAAAGAGGTCAGCAAACTGTCTGTGATCGACAATATCTTTGAACCGGATAAATTCCCCGATCTGTATGGTGACGTATACCATAAGGTACGCATCAACTATTATCCTCCCCGTAAGGACAATAAAGAAGCATGGGATAACATCGACATCTTCGGATGGATGGGCTATCCGATGGAAATAAAAGTAAACTTCCTCTGCCGCGACTCTATTTTGGCAGCCCCTATCGCACTCGACCTTGTGCTGTTCAGTGATTTGGCCATACGTGCCGGAATGAGTGGCATTCAGACTTGGTTGTCATTCTTCTGCAAGAGCCCGATGCATGATTTCGAACATCAGCCGGTTCACGATCTGTTCACTCAATGGAGAATGGTAAAAGAAACATTACGTAATATGATCGGTGAAAAATCACCGAGTTATCTGGATTGA
- the aspT gene encoding aspartate-alanine antiporter, which translates to MEWIINQLRVHPELAIFLTIFAGFWIGRLKIGKFSLGTVTSVLLVGVLVGQLNITVDGPMKAVFFLLFLFAVGYKVGPQFFRGLKKDGLPQVGFAVLMCIVSLLSAWALAKIMGYNVGEAAGLLAGSQTISAVIGVAEDTINGLGITDAQKASYINAIPVAYAVTYIFGTAGSAWILASLGPKLLGGLDKVKADCKELEAKMGSSEADEPGFAPALRPVVFRAYKINNEWFGKGKRVTDLESYLNGQGKRLFVERVRQRGIVKEVKPNLILKDNDEVVLSGRREFVIGEEDWIGPEVLDAQLLDFPAETLPVMVTRKTFAGETIATIRKQKFMHGVSIRTIKRAGINVPVLAQTVVDAGDMLEVTGMKHEVEAAAKQMGYIDRPTNQTDMIFVGLGIVIGGLVGALSLHLGGIPISLSTSGGALIAGLVFGWLRSKHPTFGGIPEPSLWVLNNVGLNMFIAVVGLAAGPSFVTGFKEVGASLFLVGALVTAIPLISGLLMGRYLFKFHPALTLGCTAGARTTTAALGAVQDAVESETPALGYTVTYAVGNTLLIIWGVIIVLMI; encoded by the coding sequence ATGGAATGGATTATCAATCAACTCAGGGTACACCCCGAACTGGCCATCTTCCTGACTATATTCGCCGGTTTCTGGATCGGGCGGTTGAAGATAGGAAAGTTTTCCCTCGGAACAGTCACAAGTGTCCTTTTGGTCGGAGTGCTGGTGGGGCAACTCAATATCACAGTCGATGGGCCGATGAAAGCTGTCTTCTTCCTTCTTTTCCTTTTTGCAGTAGGTTATAAAGTCGGCCCTCAATTCTTTCGCGGACTGAAAAAGGACGGATTACCGCAAGTAGGCTTTGCCGTGCTGATGTGCATCGTCAGTCTTTTATCCGCTTGGGCATTGGCTAAAATCATGGGCTACAATGTGGGCGAAGCTGCCGGACTACTTGCCGGATCACAAACAATCTCCGCTGTGATCGGGGTAGCCGAAGACACTATCAACGGGCTAGGCATAACCGATGCACAAAAAGCATCGTACATCAATGCCATTCCCGTGGCTTATGCCGTGACCTATATCTTCGGTACGGCGGGTTCCGCTTGGATACTGGCATCCTTAGGCCCGAAACTCCTGGGAGGGTTGGATAAAGTAAAAGCCGATTGTAAAGAACTGGAAGCGAAAATGGGAAGTTCGGAAGCAGACGAACCGGGCTTCGCCCCTGCCCTGCGCCCTGTCGTCTTCCGTGCATATAAAATCAACAATGAATGGTTCGGAAAGGGGAAGCGGGTCACCGATCTTGAAAGCTACCTGAACGGACAAGGGAAACGCCTCTTTGTAGAACGGGTACGCCAACGGGGCATCGTAAAGGAGGTAAAGCCTAACCTTATATTAAAGGATAATGACGAAGTCGTACTGAGCGGACGCCGTGAATTCGTCATCGGTGAAGAAGACTGGATAGGCCCGGAAGTATTGGATGCCCAACTTCTCGACTTCCCTGCCGAGACATTGCCGGTGATGGTGACCCGGAAAACCTTCGCCGGAGAGACGATAGCCACCATTCGTAAACAAAAGTTCATGCACGGTGTAAGCATCCGTACCATCAAACGTGCAGGCATTAATGTTCCCGTGTTGGCACAAACGGTTGTCGATGCGGGTGATATGCTTGAAGTGACCGGCATGAAGCATGAAGTAGAAGCAGCCGCCAAACAAATGGGATACATCGACCGTCCAACGAATCAAACGGATATGATATTTGTAGGTCTCGGCATCGTCATCGGAGGATTGGTGGGCGCACTCTCCCTCCACCTGGGCGGCATCCCGATCAGCCTGTCCACCAGTGGCGGAGCTTTGATTGCCGGACTTGTCTTCGGGTGGCTGAGAAGCAAGCATCCCACCTTTGGAGGAATACCGGAACCGTCCTTATGGGTATTAAATAATGTAGGACTTAATATGTTCATCGCTGTTGTCGGTCTTGCAGCCGGCCCGAGTTTCGTCACAGGATTCAAAGAGGTAGGTGCCAGCCTGTTTCTTGTCGGTGCATTGGTTACGGCCATCCCTCTTATCAGCGGACTGCTGATGGGTAGATATCTGTTCAAGTTCCATCCGGCACTGACTCTAGGCTGTACGGCAGGAGCGCGGACGACAACTGCTGCATTAGGGGCAGTACAGGATGCGGTGGAGAGTGAGACTCCTGCATTGGGCTATACGGTAACGTATGCTGTAGGTAATACATTACTTATCATCTGGGGAGTGATCATCGTACTGATGATATAA
- a CDS encoding AraC family transcriptional regulator, giving the protein METIADGFKGEKSIVTPYNIRELQSKNKITRQLYVTHIGYYPKAKHHYRQRTEGTNENILIYCEKGNGWIEYNGETHHLSSNQVFIIPQNSPHTYGANQQDPWSIYWLHFKGENVPMFESILGKKLAIKDSADSRLQDRFMLFEDMFRNLEMGYNIENLEYISFCLMYFLASIKYIFQYRKIKNVKVDDPIQKSILFMKDNLEAKITLEDIANAVGYSSSHLITLFTQRTSYPPMAYYNQLRIQKACSYLQFSDLKIKEISFRLGFFDPFHFSKTFLKEMNKLPRNTERNIRKSRKRISSHFNIDFICIELVPMN; this is encoded by the coding sequence ATGGAAACAATAGCTGATGGTTTTAAAGGAGAAAAGTCGATCGTCACACCTTATAATATTAGGGAACTACAATCGAAAAATAAGATTACAAGACAATTGTATGTAACTCATATTGGCTATTATCCTAAAGCCAAGCATCATTACAGGCAACGTACAGAAGGTACAAATGAAAACATATTAATATATTGTGAAAAAGGAAACGGATGGATTGAATACAATGGAGAGACACATCATCTATCAAGTAATCAAGTCTTTATCATCCCACAAAACAGCCCGCACACGTATGGTGCCAATCAGCAGGATCCGTGGAGCATTTACTGGCTTCATTTCAAGGGAGAGAATGTACCCATGTTTGAATCTATCTTGGGGAAAAAGCTTGCCATAAAAGATTCCGCAGATAGTAGGCTTCAAGATCGGTTCATGCTCTTTGAAGATATGTTTCGCAATCTCGAGATGGGATATAACATCGAAAACCTCGAATACATAAGCTTTTGTTTGATGTATTTTCTCGCTTCCATCAAATACATTTTCCAATACAGAAAAATCAAAAATGTAAAAGTCGATGATCCGATACAAAAAAGCATCCTGTTTATGAAGGACAATCTGGAGGCTAAAATTACGCTGGAAGACATTGCAAATGCTGTTGGATATTCGTCTTCACACCTGATCACTTTGTTCACCCAAAGAACATCTTATCCACCGATGGCTTATTATAATCAGTTGCGTATACAAAAAGCATGTTCTTATCTGCAATTCTCAGACTTGAAAATAAAAGAAATATCATTCCGGCTTGGTTTCTTCGATCCTTTCCACTTCTCCAAGACATTTCTTAAAGAAATGAATAAACTCCCAAGGAATACAGAAAGAAATATCAGGAAAAGCCGCAAGAGGATTAGCAGTCACTTTAATATTGATTTCATATGTATAGAGTTAGTGCCTATGAATTGA
- a CDS encoding CDP-alcohol phosphatidyltransferase family protein: MTSEQKNTGLEASLKSADTEEWIDLLFYRPVGYQWALFFRKLGVTPNAITIASIFLGVAAGILFYYNDLLLNIIGMCLLVWANMYDSADGQLARMTGQKSELGRILDGLSGDIWFISIYVALCLRLTPEWSYWIWILAAAAGACHSKQAAMADYYRNIHLFFLKGKSGSELDNSVQQRAIFKSLSWKKEGFRKLYLWFYVNYTHSQESLSPAFQRFFSLLKQQYGETIPKEIGDEFRIGSLPLMKYTNILSFNTRVIVLFISLLVNRPWIYFVFELTVLNGLLIYMVYKHEVWSNKLYKLVNKKKDEQSVA, from the coding sequence ATGACCAGTGAACAAAAGAATACAGGCTTGGAAGCCTCTTTGAAATCAGCAGATACGGAAGAGTGGATCGATTTGCTGTTCTATCGTCCCGTAGGTTACCAATGGGCGCTTTTTTTTCGTAAGTTAGGAGTTACCCCCAATGCGATAACGATTGCCTCTATCTTTTTAGGTGTAGCAGCGGGAATTTTATTTTATTATAATGATCTTTTATTAAATATAATCGGAATGTGTTTGCTCGTTTGGGCGAATATGTACGATAGTGCCGATGGACAGTTGGCTCGTATGACGGGGCAGAAATCTGAATTAGGTCGGATTTTGGACGGACTCTCGGGAGACATCTGGTTTATTTCCATCTATGTGGCGCTCTGCTTGCGTTTGACTCCGGAGTGGTCTTACTGGATATGGATTCTGGCTGCTGCGGCAGGAGCTTGCCATAGTAAACAGGCGGCTATGGCGGATTATTACCGAAATATCCATCTTTTCTTTTTGAAAGGCAAGTCAGGGAGCGAGCTTGATAACTCGGTGCAGCAAAGAGCGATTTTCAAATCATTATCTTGGAAGAAGGAGGGCTTCAGAAAATTGTATTTATGGTTTTATGTCAATTATACACATTCGCAGGAATCCCTGTCACCTGCATTTCAACGTTTTTTCTCCCTGTTGAAACAACAATACGGTGAAACCATTCCGAAGGAGATCGGAGATGAGTTCCGGATCGGTAGTCTTCCATTGATGAAATACACGAATATATTATCATTCAATACGCGGGTCATTGTGTTGTTCATTTCTCTTTTGGTCAATCGTCCCTGGATATATTTCGTATTCGAGTTGACTGTATTGAATGGGTTGTTGATCTATATGGTATACAAACATGAAGTATGGAGTAATAAATTGTACAAGCTCGTAAATAAGAAAAAGGATGAACAGTCGGTTGCGTAA
- a CDS encoding nucleotidyltransferase family protein has protein sequence MKYALIAAGQGSRLISDGIQVPKPLVKVGGEPLLGRLLRIFLNNNADSVCIIINEEMSEVREYLEQQQLPVPLQVVVKSTPDSFHSFYELAPYLKAGDGKFCLTTVDPIFREAEFANYIATFQADDKDDALMAVTDYIDDERPLYVRTDPDDLRITGYASESYPGARYISGGIYCMNQNALSLLPDAMRKGISRMRGFQQYLVDSGLQVQAHPFSKVIDIDHAADVEKAECFLKELNI, from the coding sequence ATGAAGTATGCACTGATTGCAGCCGGGCAAGGCTCACGTCTGATATCGGACGGAATACAAGTTCCCAAACCTTTGGTTAAGGTAGGCGGAGAACCTTTGCTCGGGCGTTTGCTTCGCATTTTTCTTAATAATAATGCAGACTCGGTCTGCATTATTATTAATGAAGAAATGTCTGAAGTCCGTGAATATCTTGAACAACAACAGTTGCCTGTTCCTCTTCAGGTTGTTGTAAAATCCACTCCCGATTCATTCCATAGTTTTTACGAATTGGCTCCTTATCTAAAGGCGGGCGATGGGAAATTTTGTTTGACAACGGTCGACCCTATTTTCCGCGAAGCCGAGTTTGCGAATTATATTGCAACTTTTCAGGCGGACGATAAAGATGACGCATTGATGGCTGTGACCGATTATATTGACGATGAACGTCCGCTGTATGTACGGACTGATCCCGATGACCTCCGGATCACAGGATATGCAAGTGAATCTTATCCGGGAGCCCGTTATATTTCCGGGGGAATCTATTGCATGAACCAAAATGCACTTTCTTTATTGCCGGATGCCATGAGGAAAGGAATCTCCCGTATGCGCGGATTCCAGCAATATCTGGTTGATAGTGGATTACAGGTACAGGCACACCCCTTCTCGAAAGTAATCGATATCGATCATGCAGCGGATGTCGAGAAGGCCGAATGCTTTTTAAAAGAACTGAATATTTAA
- a CDS encoding lysylphosphatidylglycerol synthase transmembrane domain-containing protein, protein MNSRLRNIFLVFGIVAVVVMLFTFDISYEELLANLRRAGIYLPLVLLLWVFIYLINTASWYIIIRSGGSISSLTFAKLFKFTVSGFAMNYVTPVGLMGGEPYRVMEVTPYVGVERATSSVVLYVMMHIFSHFLFWMSAVVVYACFYHVNWEMGIVLGLITVFCLFLGTLLAKGYKHGMAIACVKVGSHIPFLKKYAIRFSEKNKEKLENIDKQIALFHQQRKSTFYGSLFMEYLARIVSCLEVWLILNILTTNVSFISCFLILAFSSLMANLLFFLPMQLGGREGGFALAVGGLSLSGAFGVYTALITRVRELFWIVIGLLLMKIGNKKK, encoded by the coding sequence ATGAACAGTCGGTTGCGTAATATATTTCTTGTGTTTGGTATCGTGGCAGTTGTCGTGATGCTGTTTACGTTTGATATATCTTATGAGGAATTGCTCGCCAACTTAAGACGTGCCGGAATTTATCTTCCTTTGGTATTGCTGCTTTGGGTATTTATTTATCTTATCAATACGGCTTCTTGGTATATAATTATTCGTAGTGGAGGAAGCATATCTTCGTTGACCTTCGCAAAGTTATTCAAATTTACGGTGTCGGGTTTTGCCATGAACTACGTGACTCCGGTCGGATTGATGGGAGGAGAACCTTATCGTGTAATGGAGGTCACTCCCTATGTGGGTGTGGAACGTGCCACATCATCGGTAGTTCTTTATGTCATGATGCATATATTTTCCCATTTCCTCTTTTGGATGAGTGCGGTAGTGGTATATGCCTGTTTTTATCATGTAAATTGGGAGATGGGCATTGTTTTGGGATTAATCACAGTCTTTTGCCTGTTTCTGGGTACGTTGCTCGCAAAGGGATATAAGCATGGGATGGCCATAGCTTGTGTAAAAGTGGGAAGTCATATTCCTTTTTTAAAGAAATACGCCATCCGTTTCTCGGAGAAGAATAAGGAAAAGCTGGAAAATATCGACAAGCAGATTGCTTTGTTCCATCAGCAACGGAAAAGTACATTTTATGGCTCGTTGTTCATGGAGTATCTGGCGAGGATCGTTAGTTGCTTAGAGGTGTGGCTTATTTTGAATATATTGACAACTAACGTAAGTTTCATAAGTTGCTTCTTGATTTTGGCTTTCTCTTCGTTGATGGCCAACCTTTTGTTCTTTCTGCCCATGCAGTTGGGTGGACGTGAGGGAGGATTTGCTCTGGCTGTCGGAGGTTTGTCTCTATCGGGTGCCTTTGGTGTTTACACTGCCTTGATAACCCGGGTGCGTGAGTTGTTTTGGATCGTGATCGGTCTTTTATTAATGAAAATTGGAAATAAGAAGAAATGA